Genomic window (Haladaptatus caseinilyticus):
AACAAGATTCCCAAACTCGCACGTTCCACGGGCGAAGCCATGGGCGAATTCAAGAAAGGACGACAGGAAGTCGAAACCGAACTCCGCGAGATGCAGGAGTCCGACTCGACGACCGATACGACGAGCGACTCGACCGTCGAAGCAGAGCCGGAAGCATAACCCGGATTCGGGGGGCGGCATATACTCGGCCCGACGATTTTTGGAGAATCAGTGGTACAGTGACTACTTCGACGCGAAAGTGTCCCCCGTTGGCCGACCACAACGGAAAAGTCACTCTCCCGCAAACGGAACACTATGGCCGACGACACGACAGAGGCAGACAGCGACGACGCGAACGAACATTCCGAACAGTCAGGGTCGGGACTCGGGACGCTTCTCCTAGTCGGATTTTCGTTTATCGCGGGCTACCTCGTCGGAAAGAGCCACGGAAGCGAGTCGAACCTGCGTGAAGGACTCGACGATTTCGGAAGGACCGAAAAAGGACCGATGGAAATCGAGATACAGGGAACAGAAGATGAGTTGGCTGCTGAATCGGGAACTGAAGAGTTGGAGGACGAAACCGAACCTGAGACCGAAGAAGACGGGGAGGAGTCGGTCGCGGAGGAAGCGGAACCCGACGACGAAAACGAAGAAACGGAAGGCTAGTATCCAGTAGCAGTACCGTCTTTTCGCGGTTCAGTCGCCCCGGAAAGCACACCGTTCTCGTTTCTCACTATCTGTGCACCGCCGAAAAGCGACGGCGGGAGTACCCGGACGTCGTGACCCTTTCGGACGAGTTTCGAAGC
Coding sequences:
- a CDS encoding Sec-independent protein translocase subunit TatA/TatB → MVVETIPLFGPVPGGMELAVILLIAVLLFGANKIPKLARSTGEAMGEFKKGRQEVETELREMQESDSTTDTTSDSTVEAEPEA